In the genome of Thunnus albacares chromosome 16, fThuAlb1.1, whole genome shotgun sequence, the window TCTTTGAGTCATCTTTAACATCTGGAGCCTGCCCCTTAGCTTCAGCTTGTGCATCAGGTGTAGCCATGTGGTTTgacacctttttaaaaacaaaaccacatacGTTATACATTTTGGtgaacccacacacacacaaaatggtGAATCACAGTGGAGTGACCTACTTCCATGTAGTTCCTGTCGCAAAGAATCTCCCTGGAGGCCCACCGAGAGTAGCTGCACGTCTGCGTCACATCATGACTGACTACCTCTGATGGACTCTGGCTGTACATTCGGAGTCTCAGGCCAGTGTTAAATGTTGTATCTTCCTACAAATGGGGGggggacaaaacaaaaacactcaatttgttctgcacttttcatttgcagtgaatCTAAAAGTGCTACAGTccagggtctgtgctgccctcagatggttaggaaagCTGTTCCACAAGTGTGGTGCACTTGTAGAACAGCTGAGCAGGTTTTTCAAGCAACAAACACCCATCATTTtgttcagcttctcaaatataaatatttaccACTTTCTCTTCCTATACCTGTAAGTTGAAGTTGGGTTTAGgacaaaacatatttgaagaCCTCGCTTTGGACTGGAAGGGATAGGAATATCatctttgtgatgttttatagaaCAGTGAATTAAAAGCCTCAGCAGATGAAACAAGTTTGCAAATGTGAGTTTTTACATCATCTTCATGTAAGACAAAATGAGAAATTTACATATAGGTTACAAAAATTTAAATTGTTCAATGAGAACACTGATCGCAGGTTTGGTTTTAAGTATTTCAGCATTGAGAAAGTATAAAGATTAGGATCAACTTGTCTGCCTGGATAACCATAAAGTGATAACATAACCATTAAGATCAGCCTGAGACTGAATTTTCCAGAGGAATATGAGACCTAAACCAAATGCTATAATCACTGGCAAAAGCAATAAAAATTAATAACTTCAGCTAAACATACTTTGTTGTCCACATAGCAGCCCAGCAGAGATGTGTAGATTCTGGTGTTACCCCATGGGTCAGACTCCATGCTGTATCCACACTGAGCAGCCAAGCTGGGCGTCAATACAGTGTGTTGGGTACCATCTGAGGGACGAGGCAAACATGACAAGGATCACTTCTCCTCAGCAACGAAACAATCTGCTCATCATTAGCAGAGTTTATACTCACTGATGGCGTCCACCTCGAGCTGGTTCCCCACTGCTAGAGCCTTGTCCAACAACAGCCTCATTAGATTACCTGCACAGTCTGACTTTAAACCACTgcctaaaagaaaaaaggccAGTCAAGCAGAGTGTGAACCGACTTACAGTGATATAAAGTGATTTAATGGATTAAGTCTTACTTGACTGCAAATGGAGCTTCGTATTTGGCCTTGCTTGACCCAAGATGATTACTGCAGCCATCAAGTTCCATAACAATCTTTAACAAAAGAAATACACTGTTTAGAAAAGTTAAAGGTAAGTCATATGGTAGtcataaaaaaagaagcaagaaaATTAACTTACATGTTGTCGAGCCTCCGCATATTACAGTCTGAACACagccaaaccaaaaaaaaccccacaaaaacAATACAGGAATCCAACCACTATCAGAGCTTGGCACTGAAACCCCAGCAAGCCCCAGCAAGAAACCAACTCTGAAGTGACGGGCTGACTGCATTACTCAGCCATCACCAGCTGTTTTATATATCAGTTGATTACAATGCACAGGTGAGGAACATCAGTGATCATCCACCTGCCTCTGAAGCAACAGGTGCGCTTGATATGTGCCTCTGTGCTGCCCTGTTTCTTGTGAAAAGAGTGGAAAATGTGTAGGTGTGCAGAATAAATACACATTGATCAGTAGTAAATAGAAATAATTTATTGTTCACTGATCAcaaacatatgtacatataaTCATTCAAGAAATACTAAAGGGGTCTGGTAGAATATAGGACGTATAACCGATGGCTACCTTTTCTTAAAACCATATGTCACCTTGTGGAAAGACTTTTTGgaacaaaatatgttttcattttgcagcTGAGACACTCCTCATCATTAACTGTGTGCCAGCAACTGATTGTGGTTTGTTTATGGTCACAAACCTCCTAAAGTCTTCCAGATGGTGTACTAACATTTATTACAGACAATAAAACCCAGGCTCATTGTTTTTACCTGCTGCGCCTGGTTTCATTAGTCTTCGCTGACcactcacacacttacacaatGATATACTTTCATTTATGAGGCTGTTACTTTTTTTCCCATCTAGAAGAATCTTTAATCAGTGCAGAAAAGGAATCGTCAATGCTCTGCTCAATAAAAATCCATAGACGGCGCACCTGAGCCAGGAGGATGTCTGTCCACTGCTTTACTTGTGTTCAAACTGTGAATGATTTTGCATTTCGAAGCTATAATCGGATTTGAAGCTGTGTATTTGCTTTAAGGTTTATCCTCATgttcatatatacacacacatatatatatatatatatatgtgtgtgtatatatgtactCTGTAGTTTATAAAGATGTCAGTATCCTCTGTTTATCTTATGCTGCTGGTCCAGAAGTGTCTGTTGGAGGCTCACTTTGGCATCTTCAAAATCTGGGTTGAGTTTTAATGCTTGCTGGAAGTCACTCTTGGCATCTTCGAAAAAACCtgaaagataataaaaaacacaatagttATATGTTTATGATTTGTAATATGCTGCCAAAGTGGCTTGTTAAGAGTCAGCATTTTCCATTTCCTGGACAACATGAAATCAAACGCTGTAAGCATTTTGTAAGTGTATAAACGGCTCCATCTAGTGTCTTCACAAAGAACACACCAAACTGAGTGTCATCCCACCTAATGTTCAGATCATACTGTGGGTggataacaaaaaataaaaaagtcaaagaaTGTGATTATTGATTTTAGAACTGAATTCCATGTCTGATATATATAAAACTCTGGATGAAATACTGGAGGAATGATCATCTTTCTTCCAAAGTTATTCCCTCATTTACGGCTCATTGTAGCCTGTATGACAGCATCTGTGCTGGTTGTGTTTAACACTCATTTGttcaggtttttcttttaatttgtcacttaaCTATACCTACAAGTTATGCTGTACAGTATGCATTTTGTGATCACGTCTTTGCATCAAACAACAATAGTTTATAACTATAGGCTCGTTTTGGGatagattttattttctgtttggaCTTGcattaaagttactacaaggaacttttgACTGGTCATGAAATAGTCTCGTGATGCTTCTGATGTCTCTATACGACCTACATAAACGAACAAGACCATCAGCAGGAAGATTGGCTATTTCTACATGGTTATTctaaatgaaaaagagagagagagagcaccagtgagctgagagcaccagcgagctgagagcacaagcgagtgagagagagagagcagcagcagtcaagtgagctagagagtgaatgaagagaggaagCGGTGGTAGAAAAAACAGAGTAAGTCAGAGAAATAtaagttattttctgattgtttcatgaatgttacgttctaaagcacagaTAAATACGCCCACCCCTCCATACAACCCTGGTGGAAGGTGCCGCACTGCCGAATTCgctgtgaatgcagccttacatgtaaCCTCTGTGTATGAAAGGTACCAAAAAGTTACTTTGCTTCACCATCGTCATATTACAATTGTTAATCTTACACAGCCACAAATAGATACATTACTGCTTCGctatgcatcctgcaaacagctgtatttaaaaatagaaagaaaaatagtattaaaaatcAGTAACATCTTTCTTTCACTAACTTCTAAAACAAATGCACGCACTAGCCAAGATCTTTACAATTCGAGGCgatggtgctcatgggaaataCCGCCTTTGTCCACAGGGGCtactaaaatcaacacaaaatgaaaagttccttgtagtaactttaataAGAAACAAGGAGTACAGATTGATATTAGAACACATCATAAACTAGGCACTTATTTTGAAGGGCTACGGCAGAAGTCGTTTATTTTATCCTGTCTAGCTTGCTGATAACAGACAGCTGATATTACACCGTTTATACATGTCAAAAAATGCCTGTCCTTACCTAGTCTATAGCGGACCAGTCCTCTGTTGTAGAAAGGTATTTCAAACTGGCTGTCAGCCTGTATTGCTGAGGTGTAATCCTCTACTGCTTCATCAAAGTCCACCCGAAGGTACCTTATCTGTCCGCGGTTGTTATAAGCAGTGGACAAATTAGTAGCTTCACATACCCTGTGAAGAAATGACACAGTTTAAAATCGTTTTTAGTCATAATGAATGCAGTACAGAGATAGcgaagagagagaaacagggtTAAGGTTAGCTGACGGTTAGCGAAAACTCGGgcacagaatctgatgggtaACAGAATGCGCTGTAACACCGACTCAGCGGACAGCGGCTAACCGTTTGCTAGTTAACTTCACCA includes:
- the ttc32 gene encoding tetratricopeptide repeat protein 32 — protein: MEENNSKTLERANAEFKRQNYKQAEELYTKFISSCVQSRVCEATNLSTAYNNRGQIRYLRVDFDEAVEDYTSAIQADSQFEIPFYNRGLVRYRLGFFEDAKSDFQQALKLNPDFEDAKVSLQQTLLDQQHKINRGY